From the Gallaecimonas mangrovi genome, one window contains:
- a CDS encoding M61 family metallopeptidase, with translation MKAFLSILFVSLSLPLAANVQYQMTVTDAAHHLAQVTVTMDKSAGPFEVMLPAWRTGRYQIINQADGIRHLTATLDGQAVSVSKVDKSTWQVPASPAGLLKVSYQIYADRLGERLYHIDDSHAFIDASGAFVYNPSLRQQPVSVVLNVPDNWQSVSGMQRTGEHCFSAPNYDVLIDSPIETGVHQRYQFMADGKSYELVIWGAGNYHGQKMADDLKKVVVASQAIWKGYPFDHYVFMVHATSGERGATEHLNSTIIQTGRYNFAPHENYLKFLGTAAHEFVHTWNVKAYRGQGLVPYDYQHENYTRLLWLAEGSTSYFQNQLLLRSGLMTADEYFSILGKSITAFKHNPGRFQQSVSQASFDNWIAQRGNYGHNFSVNIYSEGAMVSWLLDADLLKTTQNRVSYRNLHQRLYAKHRLPGTFDDQTLLTELKAISGKDYSAFWAHNVKAPLGDIDFASLLAQFGLKLTNQDKGVVTGLDVSKDGTVSTVDAGSPAWQAGLTNGDVLVALDGLRLLPASLDKRLKAYKAGDKIELTFFRRDQLQNRSLVLQQQPAKYQVEAVANPSRAQKAAFKAWLGIEFPKPKKA, from the coding sequence ATGAAAGCCTTTTTATCGATTTTGTTTGTCTCACTTAGCCTTCCTCTTGCTGCCAATGTGCAATATCAGATGACGGTCACAGATGCGGCCCATCATCTCGCCCAAGTGACTGTCACTATGGACAAAAGCGCTGGCCCTTTTGAGGTGATGCTACCAGCATGGCGCACTGGCCGTTACCAGATCATCAACCAAGCAGATGGCATTCGCCACCTGACGGCAACCCTTGACGGCCAAGCGGTATCGGTCAGCAAAGTGGATAAAAGCACTTGGCAGGTGCCCGCGTCACCGGCGGGTTTACTGAAGGTAAGCTATCAAATTTATGCCGACCGGCTGGGGGAGCGTCTTTATCATATTGACGACAGTCATGCCTTTATCGATGCCAGTGGCGCATTTGTTTATAACCCGTCACTGCGCCAGCAACCGGTTAGCGTGGTACTCAATGTGCCAGACAACTGGCAGTCGGTTTCTGGCATGCAGCGAACCGGTGAACACTGTTTCAGTGCCCCCAATTATGACGTGTTGATTGATTCACCCATCGAAACCGGTGTGCATCAGCGCTATCAGTTTATGGCCGATGGCAAAAGCTACGAGCTGGTGATTTGGGGAGCGGGCAATTACCACGGCCAAAAGATGGCTGATGATTTAAAAAAGGTAGTGGTTGCCAGCCAGGCAATATGGAAAGGCTATCCCTTTGACCACTACGTTTTTATGGTACATGCCACCAGTGGTGAGCGCGGGGCCACCGAGCATCTTAATTCCACCATTATTCAAACCGGCCGCTATAATTTTGCCCCCCATGAAAATTACCTGAAATTTTTAGGTACTGCCGCCCACGAGTTTGTCCATACCTGGAATGTAAAAGCCTATCGTGGCCAAGGCTTAGTGCCTTATGACTACCAGCATGAAAACTACACCCGGCTTTTGTGGCTGGCGGAAGGGTCCACCAGTTATTTTCAAAACCAGCTGTTGTTGCGCTCAGGGCTAATGACCGCCGATGAATACTTCTCCATTCTCGGTAAATCCATCACCGCGTTTAAGCATAATCCTGGGCGTTTCCAGCAGTCGGTTTCACAAGCCTCTTTTGACAACTGGATAGCGCAGCGCGGTAATTACGGCCATAACTTCAGCGTCAATATTTATAGCGAAGGGGCCATGGTGTCTTGGTTGCTGGATGCCGATTTGCTGAAAACCACTCAAAACCGGGTGAGCTATCGTAATTTGCATCAGCGTTTGTATGCGAAGCATCGTTTGCCTGGCACTTTTGATGACCAAACCTTACTGACTGAACTTAAAGCGATTTCGGGAAAAGACTACAGCGCTTTTTGGGCGCATAACGTGAAAGCGCCGCTGGGCGATATCGACTTTGCCTCGCTGTTAGCGCAGTTTGGCCTGAAATTAACCAACCAAGACAAGGGTGTAGTAACAGGGCTGGATGTCAGTAAAGACGGTACTGTTAGTACCGTTGATGCAGGCTCGCCGGCTTGGCAAGCTGGGCTGACTAACGGTGATGTGTTGGTGGCCTTGGATGGGCTGCGCTTGTTGCCTGCAAGCCTTGATAAGCGCCTTAAGGCCTATAAGGCTGGCGATAAAATCGAGCTGACCTTTTTTAGGCGTGACCAATTACAAAATCGCAGTTTGGTGTTGCAACAACAACCGGCTAAATACCAGGTTGAAGCGGTTGCAAATCCAAGCCGAGCCCAAAAGGCAGCTTTTAAAGCCTGGCTGGGTATCGAGTTTCCTAAACCCAAAAAAGCCTAG
- a CDS encoding S9 family peptidase, producing the protein MPMFRVLLLSALLTTPALAAGRPVTLQDLMAFKALETPTVAENGKVMAFSAQPDRGDPVGVVRLTDGSKKLTVERGTEPTLTPDGRYVAFWQQPTLLAQIEAKQQKKKDKPQKGLVVIDSQTGAKQLFADVSRFALADKGGKLAVEMAEKSATKADDDKKAKAVKQLWLVDLTSGKRQNLGAVGDFAFKPASDVLAYALDPKDDSAAGEVHLLAAKDQLLQSRSGQLYRDLTFSKDGKQFAALRGPKKEDDKTRAYQVLVLQGSRLQALVTPQDNFYVSAPNELRFSEDGRRLFVGRKPVVKPDTRTTPDVHSQADLTNIDKIVASRTLEVWQGDDPRIKPEEKLTYKERQKHLYLGVFHLNNGRFVQLADRSMPDVTVGEQSGFLLGASDIPYLKAVTWNGFYSDYYAVNPSTGERTLIAKHLSQQPSLSPQGHYAVFFQGGDVKIADIRRHKVLNLTKGLPIGFGNEDNDYPAPAPGYGFGPWYKDGSAVLVYDKFDVWQMGSNGKATQLTHKRADQLELRVVTPDADQPYVAKGDKLLLTGYSDKDKYTGFFRLTLGESGVSPLLVSPNTYQFVAKAKNSDTWLFSKEAFSEFPDLWVAKSDFSAPRKLTDVNPVTKEFAWGKPELVHWHNMDGTPLDGVLIKPAGYQPGKRYPVLVYYYRFMTDRLYRFNEFKINHRPNFAYYTSHGYAMFLPDIRFDVGTPGKSSVSALVPGVQKLIDMGIADPKAIGLHGHSWSGYQTAYVVTQTNIFAAAVAGAPVTNMTSAYSGIRLGSGLSRQFQYETGQSRIGQSLFEAPELYIENSPVFYADRIHTPLVIEFGDKDDAVPWQQGIELYSAMRRLDKPVVMLQYEGEPHHLKQYGNKLDYTIKMKAFFDHFLKGAPAPAWWSKGQPYRPAPKAKEQEKAPAKV; encoded by the coding sequence TTTTGGCAGCAGCCAACACTGTTGGCGCAAATAGAAGCCAAGCAACAAAAGAAAAAGGATAAGCCGCAAAAAGGCCTGGTGGTGATCGACAGCCAAACCGGGGCCAAGCAGCTGTTTGCCGATGTTAGCCGCTTTGCGCTGGCTGATAAGGGCGGCAAACTGGCGGTTGAAATGGCTGAAAAATCCGCAACCAAGGCTGATGACGACAAAAAAGCCAAGGCTGTCAAACAGCTTTGGCTGGTAGACCTTACCTCTGGTAAACGCCAAAACCTGGGCGCTGTGGGCGACTTTGCCTTTAAGCCGGCAAGCGACGTACTGGCCTACGCTTTGGACCCTAAAGATGACAGCGCTGCCGGTGAGGTGCATTTACTGGCCGCTAAAGACCAGCTGCTGCAAAGCCGCAGTGGCCAGCTGTACCGGGACCTGACCTTTAGTAAAGACGGCAAACAGTTTGCTGCGCTACGTGGCCCTAAAAAAGAGGACGATAAAACCCGCGCCTATCAGGTGCTGGTCTTACAGGGCAGCCGCTTGCAGGCGCTGGTTACGCCGCAAGACAACTTTTATGTCAGTGCCCCTAATGAACTGCGCTTTAGTGAAGACGGCCGCCGCCTCTTTGTTGGCCGCAAACCCGTTGTAAAGCCTGATACCCGAACCACGCCGGATGTGCACAGCCAGGCCGATTTAACCAATATTGATAAAATCGTTGCCAGCCGAACCCTAGAGGTATGGCAGGGCGATGACCCACGTATTAAGCCAGAGGAAAAACTCACCTACAAAGAGCGCCAAAAGCACCTGTATTTAGGGGTTTTTCACCTCAACAATGGCCGCTTTGTGCAGTTGGCTGACCGCAGCATGCCGGATGTCACTGTCGGTGAACAAAGCGGATTTTTACTGGGCGCCAGTGATATTCCCTACTTAAAAGCGGTTACCTGGAATGGTTTTTACAGTGATTACTATGCGGTGAACCCCTCGACCGGTGAGCGCACGCTGATTGCCAAGCACCTTAGCCAGCAACCCAGCCTGTCGCCACAGGGCCACTATGCGGTGTTCTTCCAAGGCGGCGACGTCAAAATTGCCGACATACGCCGCCACAAAGTGCTGAACCTGACCAAAGGTTTGCCAATCGGCTTTGGCAATGAAGACAACGACTACCCGGCGCCGGCGCCAGGCTACGGTTTTGGTCCTTGGTACAAGGATGGCTCGGCGGTACTGGTCTATGACAAGTTCGATGTCTGGCAGATGGGCAGCAACGGTAAAGCTACCCAGCTAACCCACAAGCGTGCTGACCAGTTGGAACTGCGGGTGGTGACCCCTGATGCCGACCAGCCTTATGTGGCCAAAGGCGACAAGCTGCTGCTGACCGGCTATTCCGACAAAGACAAATACACCGGCTTTTTTAGGCTAACCCTGGGCGAAAGCGGCGTGTCGCCGTTGCTGGTTTCCCCGAACACCTATCAGTTTGTGGCCAAAGCCAAAAACAGCGACACCTGGCTTTTCAGCAAAGAAGCCTTTAGCGAGTTCCCTGACTTGTGGGTGGCAAAAAGCGATTTTAGCGCGCCACGTAAACTGACCGATGTTAACCCGGTAACCAAAGAGTTTGCCTGGGGCAAACCGGAGCTGGTGCATTGGCACAATATGGATGGCACTCCCCTTGATGGTGTGCTCATTAAGCCAGCGGGTTATCAGCCCGGTAAGCGCTACCCGGTATTGGTGTACTACTACCGCTTTATGACCGACCGCCTCTACCGTTTTAACGAGTTTAAAATCAACCACCGCCCTAACTTTGCCTATTACACCTCGCACGGTTACGCCATGTTCCTGCCTGACATTCGCTTTGATGTGGGCACGCCGGGTAAAAGCTCGGTATCAGCGTTGGTGCCAGGGGTGCAAAAACTGATTGATATGGGCATTGCCGACCCGAAAGCCATTGGCCTGCACGGTCATAGCTGGTCTGGTTATCAAACTGCCTATGTGGTGACCCAAACCAATATCTTTGCCGCCGCGGTGGCCGGGGCACCGGTAACCAATATGACCAGCGCTTATTCGGGTATTCGCTTGGGCAGCGGTCTTTCCCGCCAGTTCCAATATGAAACCGGCCAGAGCCGCATTGGCCAGAGCCTGTTTGAAGCGCCGGAGCTTTATATCGAGAACTCGCCCGTCTTTTATGCCGACCGTATTCATACACCACTGGTGATTGAATTTGGCGACAAAGACGATGCAGTGCCCTGGCAGCAAGGTATTGAGCTGTATTCGGCCATGCGCCGATTAGACAAACCCGTGGTTATGCTGCAATACGAGGGGGAGCCTCACCACTTAAAGCAATACGGCAACAAGCTCGATTACACCATCAAGATGAAAGCGTTTTTTGACCACTTCTTAAAAGGCGCGCCAGCACCTGCCTGGTGGAGTAAAGGCCAGCCTTACCGGCCAGCGCCGAAAGCCAAAGAGCAGGAAAAAGCTCCTGCAAAAGTATAA
- the xni gene encoding flap endonuclease Xni: MLRLVLIDALNLIRRLHAANSAQVVKACESAWQRIADELQPSHALAVFDGKAPSWRYQRFAQYKAGRSPMPEDLVPKLTDISQAWQQLGLKSWFPDGEEADDLIASAAVAARSHGVAVAVVSTDKGYAQLLDAGVVQFDAFSRQFLGGEHWQQKLGIRPSQLTDYLALTGDSTNAVPGVTGVGAKTAMQLLGQYRHLADILASEASDKAVLKVQADKEAALLAKELVTLRCDLPLPFGLSELRRGAG; this comes from the coding sequence ATGCTCCGTCTGGTTTTAATTGATGCCTTAAATCTTATTCGCCGCCTGCATGCTGCTAACAGTGCGCAGGTGGTTAAAGCCTGTGAAAGCGCCTGGCAGCGCATCGCTGATGAACTTCAGCCCAGCCATGCCCTGGCCGTTTTTGATGGCAAGGCACCGTCTTGGCGTTACCAACGCTTTGCGCAGTACAAAGCCGGGCGCAGCCCAATGCCGGAAGATCTGGTTCCAAAACTCACCGACATCAGCCAAGCTTGGCAACAATTAGGGCTAAAAAGCTGGTTTCCTGACGGCGAAGAAGCCGATGACCTTATCGCCAGCGCCGCCGTAGCTGCGCGCAGCCATGGCGTGGCGGTCGCAGTGGTTTCAACCGACAAGGGTTACGCACAACTGCTCGATGCCGGCGTAGTGCAGTTTGATGCTTTTAGCCGCCAATTTCTCGGCGGCGAGCATTGGCAGCAAAAGCTCGGCATAAGGCCTTCTCAGCTGACCGACTACTTGGCGCTGACCGGCGATAGCACCAATGCCGTGCCAGGGGTGACCGGCGTCGGTGCCAAAACGGCGATGCAGCTTCTTGGGCAATATCGTCATCTTGCTGACATACTGGCATCAGAGGCTAGCGATAAGGCAGTGCTGAAAGTACAAGCCGACAAGGAGGCGGCACTGCTGGCGAAGGAATTGGTTACCCTGCGCTGTGATTTGCCTCTGCCCTTTGGTTTGTCAGAGTTAAGAAGGGGAGCCGGATGA
- a CDS encoding GGDEF domain-containing protein, with protein MSHNNDLDAKATVNATASLPHQVTQLNQQLELMGQLLQRTCHLAFGLDPELDTQLQSLSSLIWTPEKISDNQFHLKALNNQLAGQQEKHEKWLSGWQDNLNGSLRHLNQMQHIPVDLRSRLKVLLGDLQLPRLSLYRLLPLTQDALNLLVRVAALPAPEHEPATSVSEQINQLVTLISRLHLSGADHELHQIRRRLLSPINQDELLVLCIEFINVLTSVLEQERNQAKQFLAQATGRLKELHLHNDKVLASHQQSGEWQQQFDNDMQGALNSLESGFADQDWQQANAARLALSQLWQERAEQEQQHRQTHQQQLEELRQQLTQLETEARQYREQLAQQRLDSLHDSLTQLPNRASFDEALLSEHKRLQRFGHPLWLAILDVDHFKEVNDQFGHSAGDKTLRVIASTIRRCLRDTDFIARFGGEEFVILFPELKAEDIQRPLQKIREAVRSIPFKFKEEDVRVTVSIGATEVHASEQPMVAFERADKALYQAKHNGRDQVVILSVE; from the coding sequence ATGAGTCATAATAACGATCTGGATGCCAAAGCTACCGTCAATGCCACGGCTAGTTTGCCGCATCAAGTCACACAATTAAATCAGCAGCTTGAGCTGATGGGTCAGTTATTACAACGCACCTGCCACCTCGCCTTTGGTCTCGATCCCGAGCTTGATACTCAGCTGCAAAGCCTGTCCAGCCTCATTTGGACACCTGAGAAAATCAGCGACAATCAATTCCACTTAAAAGCCCTGAACAACCAGCTTGCCGGCCAGCAAGAAAAGCATGAGAAATGGCTCAGTGGCTGGCAAGACAACCTTAACGGCTCTTTGCGGCATTTAAACCAAATGCAGCATATTCCCGTTGATCTTCGTAGCCGGTTAAAGGTGCTATTGGGCGATTTACAGCTGCCAAGGCTAAGCCTTTATCGGTTACTGCCGCTCACCCAAGACGCCCTAAACCTGCTGGTGAGAGTTGCCGCTTTACCCGCCCCGGAGCATGAGCCTGCAACCTCCGTTTCCGAGCAAATTAATCAGCTGGTCACTCTTATATCCCGGCTGCATCTGTCGGGCGCTGACCACGAGTTACACCAAATAAGGCGCCGGCTGCTCTCGCCCATCAACCAAGACGAGCTACTGGTACTGTGCATTGAATTTATCAACGTGCTGACCTCGGTGTTAGAGCAAGAACGCAACCAAGCCAAGCAGTTTTTGGCGCAGGCGACGGGCAGGCTAAAAGAATTACATCTTCACAATGACAAGGTACTGGCATCGCATCAGCAATCAGGCGAATGGCAACAGCAGTTCGATAACGACATGCAAGGCGCCCTTAACAGCCTAGAGAGCGGCTTTGCCGACCAGGATTGGCAGCAAGCCAACGCCGCCCGCTTAGCCCTTAGCCAGCTTTGGCAGGAAAGAGCCGAGCAAGAACAGCAACACCGGCAAACGCACCAGCAGCAGCTTGAAGAACTGCGCCAGCAGCTGACGCAATTAGAAACCGAAGCCCGCCAATATCGTGAACAGTTGGCTCAGCAGCGCCTTGATAGCTTGCACGACAGCCTTACCCAGTTACCCAACCGGGCCTCATTTGATGAAGCGCTCTTGTCAGAACATAAAAGGCTACAACGCTTTGGCCACCCTTTGTGGCTAGCCATTTTGGATGTTGACCACTTTAAAGAGGTTAATGATCAGTTCGGCCATAGTGCCGGCGATAAAACCTTAAGAGTGATTGCCAGCACCATCAGGCGCTGCCTGCGAGATACCGACTTTATCGCCCGCTTTGGCGGCGAAGAGTTCGTGATTTTGTTTCCAGAACTCAAGGCCGAAGACATTCAGCGGCCATTACAAAAAATTCGCGAAGCAGTACGTAGTATTCCTTTTAAATTCAAAGAAGAAGATGTCAGAGTGACCGTCTCTATCGGTGCCACTGAAGTGCATGCTTCAGAACAACCCATGGTGGCCTTTGAACGTGCTGACAAAGCGCTGTATCAAGCCAAGCACAATGGCCGTGACCAAGTCGTGATTTTGTCTGTGGAGTAA
- the ppnN gene encoding nucleotide 5'-monophosphate nucleosidase PpnN, whose protein sequence is MIVQLSPIGSMSMLSQLEVDSLKASSRSSLYQLFRNCCLAVLNSGSKTDSSKEILEKYKNFEVNILRRERGVKLELVNPPEEAFVDGKLIRGIHENLFSVLRDILYVSTRLQAQDDLNLTQASHVTNLVFSMLRNADALKPSGEANMIVCWGGHSISDTEYDYCHAVGYQLGLRELNIVTGCGPGAMEGPMKGATIGHAKQRVGGARYMGLTEPSIIAAEPPNPIVNELIIMPDIEKRLEAFVRMAHGIIVFPGGVGTAEEILYLLGILMHPENRKQSLPVVFTGPEQSASYFKKLDEFIRATLGEEAANHYQIIIDDADMVARHLKAAMPEVLAYRRAEGDAFYYNWSLKIEPELQLPFEPNHENIRDLHLHPGQSKVALAANLRRVFSGIVAGNVKEQGIRAVEKHGPFVIDGDPKIMADMDKLLKDFVFQGRMKLPGTAYHPCYKIARN, encoded by the coding sequence ATGATCGTACAGCTCAGTCCCATCGGCAGTATGAGTATGCTGTCGCAATTGGAAGTCGATAGCCTCAAAGCCAGTTCCCGTTCCAGCCTTTACCAACTCTTTCGAAATTGCTGCTTGGCGGTACTCAATTCCGGTAGCAAAACCGACTCCAGCAAAGAAATATTAGAAAAATACAAGAATTTTGAAGTGAACATCCTGCGCCGGGAGCGCGGTGTGAAACTGGAACTGGTCAACCCGCCGGAAGAAGCCTTTGTTGACGGCAAACTTATTCGCGGTATTCACGAAAATCTGTTCTCGGTGCTGCGGGATATTTTGTACGTTTCCACACGCCTGCAGGCCCAAGACGACCTTAACCTCACCCAGGCCAGCCACGTCACTAACCTGGTGTTTTCGATGCTGCGTAACGCCGATGCCTTAAAACCCAGCGGTGAAGCCAACATGATTGTGTGCTGGGGCGGCCATTCCATTAGTGATACCGAATACGATTATTGCCACGCGGTGGGGTATCAGCTTGGCCTTCGTGAACTCAACATTGTCACCGGCTGCGGGCCGGGCGCCATGGAAGGGCCAATGAAAGGTGCCACCATCGGCCATGCCAAGCAGCGGGTAGGTGGCGCACGCTATATGGGGCTAACAGAACCGTCCATTATTGCTGCCGAGCCACCTAACCCCATCGTCAACGAACTGATCATCATGCCGGACATTGAAAAACGGCTGGAAGCCTTTGTGCGTATGGCCCACGGCATTATTGTTTTCCCGGGTGGTGTGGGTACCGCCGAGGAGATCCTTTATCTGCTGGGGATATTAATGCACCCGGAAAACCGCAAGCAGTCGTTGCCTGTTGTTTTCACTGGCCCCGAGCAAAGCGCCAGTTACTTTAAAAAGCTCGATGAGTTCATTCGTGCCACCTTGGGCGAAGAAGCCGCCAACCATTATCAAATCATCATTGACGATGCCGACATGGTAGCCCGCCACCTCAAAGCTGCCATGCCAGAAGTGCTGGCCTACCGGCGCGCAGAAGGTGATGCCTTTTACTACAACTGGTCGCTAAAAATTGAGCCGGAATTGCAGCTGCCCTTCGAGCCCAACCACGAAAATATCCGCGATCTGCATTTGCACCCTGGGCAAAGTAAAGTGGCTCTGGCCGCCAACCTGCGTCGGGTGTTCTCGGGCATTGTTGCCGGTAACGTCAAAGAACAAGGTATTCGCGCCGTTGAAAAGCACGGCCCCTTTGTTATCGACGGCGACCCGAAAATCATGGCCGATATGGACAAGCTTCTGAAAGACTTCGTCTTCCAGGGCCGTATGAAATTACCCGGCACCGCCTATCATCCCTGCTACAAAATTGCCCGAAACTAA
- a CDS encoding SDR family oxidoreductase, with product MNVLITGAGRGIGLELASFYAMRHRVFGTVRDERHAHKLTSLGAEALHLDLNQPASIKALAKALTDTPIDILINNAGVLYPEHDLDDIDAFNFLQSMQVNALGPLLLTQALLPNLLAGKAKKLVFITSLMGSMTDNGSGSFYSYRASKAALNAVAKSLAADLKSEGIKVGLYHPGWVQTDMGGPRALLDVGTSAAGLSERIASLDDNQSGQFQSFDGTPLPW from the coding sequence ATGAATGTGTTAATTACAGGGGCTGGCCGGGGCATCGGCCTAGAGCTGGCCAGTTTTTACGCCATGCGCCACCGGGTTTTTGGCACCGTTAGAGACGAACGCCACGCCCATAAGCTCACCAGCCTCGGCGCCGAGGCGCTGCACCTTGACCTAAACCAACCTGCCAGTATTAAAGCCTTAGCCAAGGCCTTAACCGATACGCCCATCGATATCCTTATCAATAACGCCGGTGTGCTCTATCCCGAGCACGACCTGGACGATATCGACGCTTTTAACTTTTTGCAAAGCATGCAAGTCAATGCCCTGGGGCCGCTGCTGCTAACCCAGGCGCTGCTGCCAAACCTGCTGGCAGGCAAGGCTAAAAAGCTGGTGTTTATTACTTCCCTGATGGGGTCCATGACCGACAACGGCTCCGGCAGTTTCTACAGCTACCGGGCCAGTAAGGCGGCGCTGAATGCCGTAGCCAAAAGCCTGGCGGCCGATTTGAAAAGCGAGGGTATCAAGGTGGGTTTGTATCACCCAGGCTGGGTGCAAACCGATATGGGCGGCCCGCGTGCGCTATTGGATGTTGGCACCTCGGCTGCAGGCCTTAGTGAACGTATTGCAAGCCTTGATGATAATCAGTCAGGGCAATTTCAAAGCTTTGATGGCACACCACTACCTTGGTAA
- a CDS encoding tetratricopeptide repeat protein, with translation MALPEQSQQALDLANQALDDPKEGSVHFQALLLKGWVQFMAHNNPNDLNSTLAKLKAQAGEGIDPLIKADYAFLRASVAQRLSSNLTKALPLLEEAMSYCRPFNQMTAYRYCAQITAFAANSYALNGDLDRAQSLISEAYRFAKLGGDSNTFLVVKSLESALARRQGHTAQALTLLKEVELEAEQTHNALQQATAMSRQGMIYKDLGQYQQAKQQLMNALSIFQQSNDQIGTAETYRYLGEMMLAENQPKMAIMQFYNALDLLNQLKNDLYASHLMTDIGKTYRIMGEYKKARTFLDQALLLMRSHNLSLYEPQAHYQLALLYRQQHQLDNTVSELKKAIAGAKDNPVIEYDLRKEIMDTLVSVYREKGMYKEALSVSIERQALPKEHVQPQSVTVKVIAPVPTTPTKTLGVSLYWLLLSVPLALLLGASMAWLWLLRIRRKQRKNRLSQAFLHPATGFFNLQGYLSEGEYLLAELRRAMEVTTVGQNQPVHQPLAAMLCSMPGMGLAYETYGFEATRDELRRFADRLKKALPEARMMVQPSRDYLLFILPSPASGKEMQLTERLRQHIHAAAQGTFLSMHQLNIASTLLPLLPYHPRVGSAMTIFEALLLLQSLGSIELPHYDLWLLGQSCTLPSALSEPLRSRLGEAMQNGTIKVVGLSYAELTQRLQLLSARQQLMKGNSPSSAEDRAFI, from the coding sequence ATGGCGCTTCCTGAACAAAGCCAGCAGGCACTCGATTTAGCAAACCAGGCTTTGGACGACCCTAAAGAAGGCTCGGTGCACTTCCAGGCCTTACTGCTTAAAGGCTGGGTGCAGTTTATGGCCCATAACAACCCTAACGACCTCAACAGCACCCTTGCCAAACTAAAAGCGCAAGCCGGTGAAGGTATCGATCCACTCATTAAGGCTGACTACGCCTTTTTACGGGCCAGCGTTGCCCAGCGGCTAAGCTCGAACCTCACCAAGGCATTGCCGCTTCTAGAAGAAGCCATGAGCTATTGCCGCCCCTTTAACCAAATGACGGCGTACCGCTATTGCGCACAAATTACTGCCTTTGCAGCCAACAGCTACGCCCTTAACGGCGACCTTGACCGCGCCCAATCGTTAATCAGCGAAGCCTACCGCTTTGCCAAATTGGGCGGTGATAGCAACACCTTTTTGGTTGTAAAGTCGTTGGAATCCGCCCTGGCACGGCGCCAAGGCCACACGGCTCAGGCGTTAACCTTACTCAAAGAAGTCGAGCTGGAAGCGGAGCAAACCCATAACGCCCTTCAGCAAGCCACAGCCATGAGCCGCCAGGGCATGATTTACAAAGATCTTGGCCAATATCAGCAAGCCAAACAGCAGCTGATGAATGCGCTGAGTATTTTTCAGCAAAGTAACGACCAAATCGGTACCGCTGAAACCTACCGTTATTTGGGTGAAATGATGCTGGCTGAGAATCAGCCCAAGATGGCCATCATGCAGTTCTACAACGCCCTAGACTTGCTCAACCAGCTAAAAAATGACCTTTATGCCAGCCACCTGATGACCGACATTGGTAAAACCTACCGGATCATGGGCGAATATAAAAAGGCAAGGACCTTCCTAGACCAAGCTCTGCTGCTGATGCGCAGCCATAATCTGAGCCTTTATGAACCCCAGGCGCATTATCAACTGGCTCTGCTTTATCGCCAGCAACATCAGTTGGATAACACCGTCAGTGAACTAAAAAAAGCCATTGCTGGCGCCAAAGATAACCCGGTGATTGAATACGACCTTCGCAAGGAAATCATGGACACCTTGGTCAGCGTGTACCGGGAAAAAGGCATGTATAAAGAAGCGCTTAGCGTGTCAATAGAGCGCCAGGCACTGCCCAAGGAACATGTGCAGCCACAGTCTGTCACCGTCAAAGTTATTGCCCCCGTTCCAACAACGCCGACCAAAACGCTGGGGGTCTCACTCTATTGGCTGCTACTAAGTGTGCCACTGGCACTGCTGTTGGGTGCCTCTATGGCCTGGCTTTGGCTGCTTCGCATACGGCGAAAACAGCGTAAAAATCGGCTTAGCCAAGCCTTTTTGCATCCGGCAACCGGCTTTTTTAATCTCCAAGGCTACCTTTCCGAGGGCGAATATTTATTGGCAGAGCTACGCCGGGCCATGGAAGTCACAACCGTTGGCCAAAACCAACCCGTGCATCAACCACTAGCAGCCATGCTTTGCTCTATGCCAGGTATGGGCCTGGCGTATGAAACCTATGGCTTTGAAGCAACGCGAGATGAGCTGCGCCGTTTTGCAGACCGCCTTAAAAAAGCACTTCCAGAAGCCAGGATGATGGTGCAGCCCTCCCGAGACTATTTGCTCTTTATCTTGCCAAGCCCGGCATCCGGTAAAGAAATGCAGCTAACCGAGCGGCTACGCCAACATATTCATGCTGCCGCCCAGGGCACCTTTTTGAGCATGCATCAGCTCAATATTGCCAGTACCTTGTTGCCGCTACTGCCTTATCACCCCAGGGTCGGCTCGGCGATGACTATCTTCGAAGCATTGTTATTGCTGCAAAGTCTTGGGAGTATTGAACTGCCACACTATGATTTGTGGTTACTGGGGCAAAGCTGCACCTTACCGTCAGCCTTATCAGAGCCGCTGCGTTCACGCCTTGGGGAGGCGATGCAGAACGGTACTATTAAGGTGGTTGGGCTATCTTATGCAGAGTTAACGCAACGATTGCAGCTATTGTCCGCCCGGCAGCAACTCATGAAGGGTAATAGCCCTAGCTCAGCAGAGGATCGTGCCTTTATATGA